One Glycine soja cultivar W05 chromosome 2, ASM419377v2, whole genome shotgun sequence genomic region harbors:
- the LOC114390603 gene encoding U1 small nuclear ribonucleoprotein C-like codes for MPRYYCDYCDTYLTHDSPSVRKQHNAGYKHKANVRTYYQQFEEQQTQSLIDQRIKEHLGQAAAFQQVGVAYNHLMVQRPNLPPVLPPPRLPIPGNAQIPGSQPLMPGMRPPVFPRPPGAPGYVSAPTMPPMLPPPGAPQAPGQLNTIPRPPSLAPPPAVPGSTAAPASNGAPSMVSSAMYQANPPAPSSGSYDNYNASAQAPEGNH; via the exons ATGCCTCG GTACTACTGTGACTACTGCGACACCTATTTGACCCACGATTCT CCATCTGTTAGAAAGCAGCACAATGCAGGTTACAAACACAAG GCAAATGTGAGGACCTACTACCAGCAATTTGAAGAACAACAAACACAAAGTTTAATTGATCAAAGGATCAAAGAACATCTTGGGCAAGCTGCAGCGTTTCAGCAGGTTGGTGTGGCTTATAATCATCTAATGGTTCAGAGGCCTAACCTTCCTCCTGTATTGCCACCACCAAGATTGCCTATTCCTGGAAATGCACAAATACCTGGAAGCCAACCACTAATGCCAGGGATGAGACCACCTGTCTTTCCTAGACCTCCTGGTGCACCAG GATATGTTTCTGCACCTACCATGCCTCCAATGTTACCTCCACCTGGTGCTCCCCAGGCACCAGGTCAACTAAATACCATACCAAGGCCCCCTTCATTAGCTCCCCCTCCAGCAGTTCCTGGAAGCACTGCTGCTCCAGCTTCCAATGGTGCTCCCTCTATGGTATCATCAGCAAtgtatcaagccaatcctccgGCACCATCATCTGGAAGTTATGATAATTACAATGCCAGTGCTCAAGCACCTGAGGGTAATCACTGA